The following coding sequences lie in one Drosophila sulfurigaster albostrigata strain 15112-1811.04 chromosome 2R, ASM2355843v2, whole genome shotgun sequence genomic window:
- the LOC133838804 gene encoding uncharacterized protein LOC133838804: protein MNKTKLKGELADNPRTKCYASRAGYSTYFNFLVKSSVSQRVVGQRDLHFDELQARSRKMFWPDMELLLLGTLPLVGHDVTMSGETREFAQTVSMPSHAMP from the exons ATGAATAAAACGAAGCTAAAGGGGGAGTTGGCTGACAATCCTCGAACCAAGTGCTACGCATCACGAGCCGGTTACTCGACGTACTTCAATTTTTTGGTCAAGTCGAGTGTGTCCCAAAGAGTTGTTGGCCAACgagatttgcattttgatgAATTGCAGGCGAGAAGCCGAAAGATGTTTTGGCCTGACATGGAGCTACTACTACTCGGTACTCTACCT CTTGTCGGACATGATGTGACTATGAGCGGAGAGACCCGAGAGTTTGCCCAGACTGTTTCCATGCCGAGCCATGCCATGCCATGA